The Aureimonas mangrovi genome contains the following window.
GAAGCCGGCGGCTTCACGGTGAAGTCGAGCGCGATCACGCTGGAGGCCAAGGTCCCCGGCATCGAGGACGGCAAGTTCCAGGAGCTCGCCAAGAAGGCCAAGGAGGGCTGTCCGATCTCCAAGGCCCTCGGTGCGATCGAGGTGACGCTGGACGCGGCGCTCGTCTGAGAGGCCGTCGCGGGCGCGGCGCCCTATCGGCGCCGCGCCCTGCAAAAGATGGAAGATCGGGGGCCGAAGCCTCACATAGAGCAGACGGGCAATGACGCCGTGATGACGATTTTTGCGCCCGGAGCACTTTTTCGCGCTGAGGGGTGTTGACGTTCGGCCCCGAGTGCTTTTATAAGCCGCTCATCGACGACGGCGGTGGCGCCGGGGCGAGGCGGCCGGGACCTGATGGTTCTGGGAGTTGAGCCGGAAAGTTGAGCTGACGGTTGGGTTTCGGGGGTTTTTCTCCGGGGGTTGATCGGTCGGCTCGGTTTTGCGCCTTCCGTGTTTGTCGGCTTTGATTTTACGAAGTGTCTTTGGATGCTTTGAGGCGGGCCTGAGGGTTTTGCCGGGCGGATCGGTTTTGTCTGGTCCGGGTTCTTTGAGAATTGAAGATCGAGAAGAAAGAGAAACGTGGACGGCGGTTGTCTGCGGGGTCTTTCCAAGGCTGGCTTCGGCTGGTTCTGGATGGCCCTTATAGAGATGAACCGACGTTGACACGTTTCGTATCGTGAGAGTGTACGCCTCTCCATGGGCCTTCGGGTTTTGTGGGGAGGATTTTGGAGCGCTTTGACCTGGTTGGCTTCGGTTGACCGGGTTTTGGACGTTCCCTCTCGTCGATGCTTTGAGACAGTGTGACAGTCGGGGTTAGCTCTTATTCAAACCTGAGAGTTTGATCCTGGCTCAGAACGAACGCTGGCGGCAGGCTTAACACATGCAAGTCGAACGGTCTCTTCGGAGGCAGTGGCAGACGGGTGAGTAACGCGTGGGAATCTACCCATCCCTACGGGATAGCTCCGGGAAACTGGAATTAATACCGTATACGTCCTTTTGGAGAAAGATTTATCGGGGATGGATGAGCCCGCGTTGGATTAGCTAGTTGGTGGGGTAAAGGCTCACCAAGGCGACGATCCATAGCTGGTCTTAGAGGATGATCAGCCACATTGGGACTGAGACACGGCCCAAACTCCTACGGGAGGCAGCAGTGGGGAATATTGGACAATGGGCGCAAGCCTGATCCAGCCATGCCGCGTGAGTGATGAAGGTCTTAGGATTGTAAAGCTCTTTCACCGGTGACGATAATGACGGTAGCCGGAGAAGAAGCCCCGGCTAACTTCGTGCCAGCAGCCGCGGTAATACGAAGGGGGCTAGCGTTGTTCGGAATTACTGGGCGTAAAGCGCACGTAGGCGGATATTTAAGTCAGGGGTGAAATCCCGGGGCTCAACCCCGGAACTGCCTTTGATACTGGATGTCTTGAGTTCGGAAGAGGTGAGTGGAATTGCGAGTGTAGAGGTGAAATTCGTAGATATTCGCAGGAACACCAGTGGCGAAGGCGGCTCACTGGTCCGATACTGACGCTGAGGTGCGAAAGCGTGGGGAGCAAACAGGATTAGATACCCTGGTAGTCCACGCCGTAAACGATGGAAGCTAGCCGTCGGGGAGTTTACTCTTCGGTGGCGCAGTTAACGCATTAAGCTTCCCGCCTGGGGAGTACGGTCGCAAGATTAAAACTCAAAGGAATTGACGGGGGCCCGCACAAGCGGTGGAGCATGTGGTTTAATTCGAAGCAACGCGCAGAACCTTACCAGCCCTTGACATGCCACGGCGGTTTCCAGAGATGGATTCCTTCCTTCGGGACGTGGACACAGGTGCTGCATGGCTGTCGTCAGCTCGTGTCGTGAGATGTTGGGTTAAGTCCCGCAACGAGCGCAACCCTCGCCCCTAGTTGCCAGCATTCAGTTGGGCACTCTAGGGGGACTGCCGGTGATAAGCCGAGAGGAAGGTGGGGATGACGTCAAGTCCTCATGGCCCTTACGGGCTGGGCTACACACGTGCTACAATGGCGGTGACAATGGGCAGCCAACCAGCGATGGTGCGCTAATCCCCAAAAACCGTCTCAGTTCGGATTGCTCTCTGCAACTCGAGAGCATGAAGTTGGAATCGCTAGTAATCGTGGATCAGCATGCCACGGTGAATACGTTCCCGGGCCTTGTACACACCGCCCGTCACACCATGGGAGTTGGTTCTACCCGAAGGTGGTGCGCTAACCGCAAGGAGGCAGCCAACCACGGTAGGGTCAGCGACTGGGGTGAAGTCGTAACAAGGTAGCCGTAGGGGAACCTGCGGCTGGATCACCTCCTTTCTAAGGACGATCCCTTCACGGCCCTCCGGCCCACGATCTTCGGATCGTCGCCCGGACAGTTCCGTATCGGATTGTTTTAGAACAAGATGGGGTCAGTCAGACCGCCATCGTGCATACAAGCGCCATGCCCATCCTTAAGATGGTCGTGGTCAGGCAGGCACCGCCGCCCTCGTTTCTCTTTCTTCACTGGATAAGTATCTGCCCCGTCCTTGAGCCGACTGAGCGTTTCGCGTCAGCGCGCTCTGCGGTCCCGAGCGTAGCGAGGCAAGGCCGACCGGCCGTCGCCGATCGTTCGGCGCGCTGCGCGCAGGCGGCGATCCCGATGGATCGTCGGCGTGAGCGCAACCAAGATGGGCCCGTAGCTCAGTTGGTTAGAGCGCACCCCTGATAAGGGTGAGGTCGGTAGTTCGAATCTACCCGGGCCCACCATCGCCTTCACGGCGGTGATGAGCGGGGTGGCATCGATGACGTAGCGATCGGGGCTTTAGCTCAGCTGGGAGAGCACCTGCTTTGCAAGCAGGGGGTCGTCGGTTCGATCCCGACAAGCTCCACCATCAAGATCGGTTCGCCTAACGCGAACGCGGAGCATTGCTCCGCGAGATCGAGATGCCCGAAGCCTCTTGGAGGCGAGGGTGGCACCGTCCTTAAGCTCCTCGCGACGCTTGTCGCTGACGGATCTGGGCGCTGTCGATTATCCAGGAAGAAGACAAAGGTTTGCAGCCTTGGCCATTCGGGCCGAGTGTCTGCCTGTTCTGATGACAATGTGAAGAGAAGACGGGTCCTGAAGGATCGCTTGCGCTTAAGTCGCGATGCGATCCTGTCCGGGGCAGGGTGCCAGAAGGTTCATCGCCTCCTGGGTTCACGCTCTGCGCCATACCCGGTCGCGGTAAGGCTTCGGCCTTGTTGCGATCACCGATTGATGTGCCTGACCGCCATCATCGGGGCCCGTCTCTGGAAGCTGGTCTTTTTGCCATTCGAGAAGATGCGCCCGAACCTCTCCAAGGCGGTTCGAGCGTTTGTCTCAAATGGCTGGACGTCCTCGCAGGACGCCGTCACCCGTTGCACGCGGGCCGGTGTTGAGGATGTCCGAAGAGAATGAAGCGACAATGTTCGTCTCTCTCATTCCTGGCCTTCAGCACGCTCCTCGACGACAGGAACGCCAAACCGAGGCATCGCAAGATGCTGAGGCAAGGCCGAACGGCCGTCGCGGCTCGTGCCGCGCGCCCCGCGTAGACGGCGATCTCGATAGATCGTCGGCGTGAGCGGAAACGGAATTGATGAGCATTGGCGATGAGAACGATCAAGTGTCTTAAGGGCATCTGGTGAATGCCTTGGCATGCACAGGCGATGAAGGACGTGATACGCTGCGATAAGCCATGGGGAGCTGCGAATAAGCTTTGATCCGTGGATTTCCGAATGGGGCAACCCACCTCGATCTCTAGAAAATTAGAATGGTTTTGGACGGCTGGACGCCTCGATCCCGATTGGGATCGCAAGGCCGAACGGCCGTCGGGTCTGTTGGCCCGCGCCAGCGCAGACGGTCGGCCCTTGGCCGGTCGGCGTGAGCGACGCAAAAACCCTTCTGGTTTCTAGAGGTCATCAAAGAGGTATCTGACTCTGAATACATAGGGGTTAGAAGCGAACTCGGGGAACTGAAACATCTAAGTACCCGAAGGAAAGGACATCAACCGAGACTCCGTCAGTAGCGGCGAGCGAACGCGGACCAGGCCAGTGGCCTTGCAAGAGAGAAGCCGAACCAGTTGGAAAGCTGGACATAAGTGGGTGACAGTCCCGTAGGCGCAATGCTCTGCAAGGTCCTCGAGTAAGGCGGGACACGTGAAATCCTGTCTGAAATTGGGGGGACCACCCTCCAAGCCTAAGTACTCGTGCATGACCGATAGCGAACCAGTACCGTGAGGGAAAGGTGAAAAGCACCCCGACAAGGGGAGTGAAAGAGAACCTGAAACCGGATGCCTACAAACAGTGGGAGCCATCATTGGTGACCGCGTACCTTTTGTATAATGGGTCAGCGACTTAGTCTGGCGAGCGAGCTTAAGCCGATAGGTGTAGGCGCAGCGAAAGCGAGTCTGAACAGGGCGTTCAGTTCGTCGGATTAGACCCGAAACCGAGTGATCTAGCCATGAGCAGGTTGAAGGTGCGGTAACACGCACTGAAGGACCGAACCCGCATCTGTTGCAATAGATTGGGATGACTTGTGGCTAGGGGTGAAAGGCCAATCAAACTCGGAAATAGCTGGTTCTCCGCGAAATCTATTTAGGTAGAGCGTCGGATGAATACTCCAGGGGGTAGAGCACTGAATGGGCTAGGGGGACTCACCGTCTTACCAAACCCAATCAAACTCCGAATACCTGGAAGTACTGTCCGGCAGACACACGGCGGGTGCTAACGTCCGTCGTGGAGAGGGAAACAACCCTGACCACCAGCTAAGGTCCCCAAGTTATGGCTAAGTGGGAAAGGATGTGAGGATCCCAAAACAACCAGGATGTTGGCTTAGAAGCAGCCATCATTTAAAGAAAGCGTAACAGCTCACTGGTCTAGATTTAAGGGTTCTTGCGCCGAAAATGTACCGGGGCTCAAGCCATACACCGAAGCTGTGGGTGTGCAGTTTACTGCACGCGGTAGCGGAGCGTTCCGTAGGCCTGTGAAGGCGGACCCGTGAGGGCCGCTGGAGGTATCGGAAGTGCGAATGCTGACATGAGTAACGATAAAGGGTGTGAGAGACACCCTCGCCGAAAGTCCAAGGGTTCCTGCTTAAAGTTAATCTGAGCAGGGTTAGCCGGCCCCTAAGGCGAGGCCGAAAGGCGTAGTCGATGGGAACCACGTTAATAATCGTGGGCCTGGTGGTGAGTGACGGATTCCGTGTGTTGTACATCCTTATCGGATTGGTTGTGCAGCGAAGGGGTCCCAGGAAATAGCCCCACCGTATAGACCGTACCCGAAACCGACACAGGTGGACTGGTAGAGTATACCAAGGCGCTTGAGAGAACCGCACTGAAGGAACTCGGCAAATTGCACGCGTAACTTCGGAAGAAGCGTGACCTCGCAGGACGCAAGTTTTGTGAGGTGGCACAGACCAGGGGGTAGCGACTGTTTATCAAAAACACAGGGCTCTGCGAAGTCGAAAGACGACGTATAGGGTCTGACGCCTGCCCGGTGCTGGAAGGTTAAGAGGAGAGGTGCAAGCTTTGAATCGAAGCCCCAGTAAACGGCGGCCGTAACTATAACGGTCCTAAGGTAGCGAAATTCCTTGTCGGGTAAGTTCCGACCTGCACGAATGGCGTAACGACTTCCCCGCTGTCTCCAGTGCGGACTCAGTGAAATTGAATTCCCCGTGAAGATGCGGGGTTCCTGCGGTCAGACGGAAAGACCCCGTGCACCTTTACTATAGCTTTACACTGGCATTCGTGTCGGCATGTGTAGGATAGGTGGTAGGCTTTGAAGCGTGGGCGCCAGCTCGCGTGGAGCCATCCTTGAAATACCACCCTTCTCGTCATGGATGTCTAACCGCGGCCCGTCATCCGGGTCCGGGACAGTGTATGGTGGGTAGTTTGACTGGGGCGGTCGCCTCCCAAAGAGTAACGGAGGCGCGCGATGGTGGGCTCAGACCGGTCGGAAATCGGTCGTCGAGTGCAATGGCATAAGCCCGCCTGACTGCGAGACGGACATGTCGAGCAGAGACGAAAGTCGGTCATAGTGATCCGGTGGTCCCGCGTGGAAGGGCCATCGCTCAACGGATAAAAGGTACGCCGGGGATAACAGGCTGATGACCCCCAAGAGTCCATATCGACGGGGTTGTTTGGCACCTCGATGTCGGCTCATCGCATCCTGGGGCTGGAGCAGGTCCCAAGGGTTTGGCTGTTCGCCAATTAAAGCGGTACGTGAGCTGGGTTCAGAACGTCGTGAGACAGTTCGGTCCCTATCTGCCGTGGGTGCAGGAATATTGACAGGATCTGTCCCTAGTACGAGAGGACCGGGATGGACGTACCTCTGGTGGACCTGTTGTGGCGCCAGCCGCAGTGCAGGGTAGCTATGTACGGTCGGGATAACCGCTGAAGGCATCTAAGCGGGAAACCCACCTGGAAACGAGTATTCCCTATCAGAGCCGTGGAAGACCACCACGTTGATAGGCCGGGTGTGGAAGTGCGGCAACGCATGAAGCTTACCGGTACTAATAGCTCGATCGGCTTGATCGTTCTCATTCGCCAATGTTCATCTCGGGCCCTGCCCGAATGAACATTGTCTCTTCAGCAGTCTCCTCCCGCCAACCGGCATCTGGCCGGTTGCCTGCGGAGGGCCGGGCCATCAGGTCCGCCGACCTCTTGCGGGTCGGGACTGCCGTATTCTCTTCAACATGGACCAGCTTATCGCCTCGCATGCTCTTCTCTCGAGGAGCAGGCGCCTTCCGAGATCCGACGGGGATCGAGGATCGGCTCGAAGGAGCCGGCGGAACCTTCAGGTTCCGGCCCGCTGCAGACGATCGCCCCGCAGGCGATCGGCGTGAGGCGAGAAGCAAAGCTTCCAGAATTGATGCCATTTGCCGACCTGGTGGTTCCAGCGAGGTGGCTGCACCCGTTCCCATTCCGAACACGGCCGTGAAACGCCTCAGCGCCTATGATACTTCGTCTTAAGACGCGGGAAAGTCGGTCGCTGCCAGGTCTGCAAATCGCATCATCCAGTTCTCTTCCATCTCGACACCTTAAACGCCCCGTCCGGAGAAATCCGGCGGGGCGTTTCTGCGTTCCGGCCAACGACTTGCCATTCGCCGGCACCCCATGCCGTAGGGTCCTGTCCCCCGCCGATCTGTGAAATCCAGGCCGGGCCCGTCGTCGCCGGCGCCGCCACTGCGAGGCCGTAGTCGCACGCAGGCAGAGTGCGAGCGGGGCTCGATGACGGGGAAAGCGCCGGGCGAAGAGGGGCGCGCAGGGCCGGGCTTGCGCAGCACAAGGCTCTGGCCGCCGAAACAATGCCGTGCGCGCCTTCCGCGACACCACCCGGCGCGGACAAGATCAAGGCGCCGCGCGGGCGCAAGGACACCGACGGCGCAGCCGGGATGCCTGCCGCGCGAAGGCGGCAAAGGGCCGCGGTCGGTCCTGCGAAGGGCGAAGACGGCAGCCGCCGGGCCGGAAGGGGGCGGTCGACGAGGCAGGGCCGAACGCTGCCTCGCACCGGCACGCATGGGACCGCGACGGCGTTCCGCAGACAAGCTGCGGACGGTCGGACCGCCATGGGCGGCGCTGACAAAATTGGTCCGTCAGGTTGGGCGACCCCGGTGCAGCTATGGGCAGCTATGGCAACCGAGGCCACAAAGGCGGGCTCAGCCCCGGCAGCCCCAGGCAGCCTCGTCGCCACGTTGTACCGGGCGCGGCGGACGGCGGGTCCATCAGAGCGGCGCGCAGCGTGATGCTTCCATCGAAAACGCACGGGGCAGCAGACGCAATCGAAAAAGCCCACGACCAAAGGCCGCAGGCTGCCAGCACGAAGCACGAACCGCGCCCGGCACGCCGCAAACGCATCACGGCACGCCCGCTCAGCTCCTCATAAAAGCCCGAGCAACGTAGCAACCGTCCGTATGCCGCGTAAAAGCCCATGAACTGCATGCCTGAACACGGTCGTTGGGACAGAGCGGCACGGCTGGGCGAGCATGGAAGCGGCCACCATCAACCCTGCCCGTAATAGCCCGCATACCCATTCAGAGCCGGCGCACCTCCCAGATGGACGTAAAGTACCCGAGAATCGGCCGGGAAGAAGCCCTTGCCGACGAGGTCGATCAGGCCCTGCAGCGATTTTCCCTCATAGACCGGGTCGGTGATCATGCCCTCCGTGCGTGCGCCGAGCCGGATCGCCGCACTCGTCTCCTGCGACGGCACACCGTAGGCCGGATAGGCGTAGTCCGGATTGATGACGATCTCGTCTTCGCGTACGGCGCGGCCGAGCTCGACGAGTTCCGCCGCGTTGTCCACAATCCCGCGAACCTGCGAGCGGGTCTGTTCCGGCGTCCCGGATGCGTCGATGCCGATGACGCTCTCGGCGCGGTCCTGTGCCGCGAAGCCGACGATCATTCCGGCCTGAGTGGAGCCCGTCACGACGCAGACCACGATGTAATCGAAGCGGAAACCGAGGTCCGCCTCCTGGGCTGCGACCTCTTCGGCGAAGCCCACATAGCCGAGCGCACCGTATTTGTGGACCGAAGCCCCCGCGGGGATGGGGTAGGGTTTGCCGCCGGCCTCTTCCACCGAGCGGATCGCGTCCTCCCAGCTCCTGCGGATGCCGATGTCGAAGCCGTCTTCGACGAGACGCGAATCGGCGCCCATCAGGCGGGTCATCATGATATTGCCGACGCGGTCGTAGACGGCGTCATGGTGCGGCACCCAGCTTTCCTGGATGACGACACACTTCATCCCAAGCTTTGCGGCCGTCGCGGCCACCATGCGCGTGTGGTTCGACTGCACGCCGCCGATCGACACCAGCGTGTCGGCACCGGACGCGATGGCATCCGGCACGATGTATTCGAGCTTGCGCAGCTTGTTGCCGCCCATCGCCAGCCCCGAATTGCAGTCCTCGCGCTTGGCGAAGATCTCGACTTTTCCACCGAGCGCGGCGGTCAGGCGCCGCAGATGCTCGATCGGCGTCGGGCCGAAGGTGAGGGGATAACGATCGAAGCGCGTGAGCAGGGACATAGGTGGGGCTCCGTGGTCAATGAGAGCCCAAAGGATAGTAAAGGCAAGGCGAAAGGTGCTCTCGAAAGTCGAGGCTTTCGCGCTGCGAGCAAATCGGATTTCTTTCGCCGGGAGGCATTTCTTTCAATCGGACGCACAGAAATGGAAGAAGCTTCGACGCTGGATCGAACGGACTTGCGGATTCTCCGCGTGCTGCAGGGCAATGGTCGCCTGAGCAACGCGGAACTCGCCGCGAGGGTGAATGCCAGCCCGGCCACATGCCACCGCCGCACCCAGCGCCTTGTCGACGAAGGCTTCGTTCGCAGCGTGCGCGCCGAAGTGGATCCCAACGCCGTCGGGCTCGGCGTGCTGGTCCTCGTCGGCGTCGTGCTCGATCGCTCGACGCCCGAAAGCTTCGCAGCCTTCGAGGGCGCCGTGACGGGCATGAAGGAGGTGCTGGACTGCCACCTCGTCGCCGGTGAGTTCGACTATCTTCTGAAAGTGCGCGTACGCGACATCGGCGGCTTCAACAAACTGCACGGCGAACGGCTGCTGACGCTGCCGGGCGTGCGCCAAATCCGCACATTCTTCGTGATGAAGGAGGTGAAGGAACACGGTCCTTTGTCGTTCTGAGCGGCGGGTGATGGGGTGGACGCCCCGACGGCATCGTCGCGCCAGAATGGGCGTTTCAACCATTCACAGGAGGCGTCCGTGTCCGAGGTTACCACGATCGGCCTGGATATCGCGAAGACCGTGTTCCACGCCCATGGCGCCGACGAGCGCGGCCGCGGCGTTTTCTCCAAGCGCCTGACGCGGGCAAAGCTACTGGCCTTCTTCGCCGCGCAGCCACGCTGCATCGTGGCGCTGGAGGCGTGCGGCGGGGCCCACCATTGGGCTCGCGAGCTGACGGCGCTGGGCCATGAGGTTCGACTGATCCCGCCTGCCTACGTGAAGCCGTTCGTGAAGCGGCACAAGAACGATGCGGTGGATGCCGAGGCGATCTGCGAGGCGGCGCAGCGACCAACCATGCGCTTCGTGGCCGTTAAGAGCGAGGAGCAGCAGGCATCGGCCCTCGTGTTCCGGACCAGGGACCTCCTCGTTCGCCAGCGCACCCAGCTCATCAATGCCATTCGCGGTCATCTGACCGAGTATGGCTGGGTTGCGCCGAAGGGGCCTGCCTATGTCTCGATGCTGAGTGATCTGCTCGACGACGAGCTGGGGGCCTCGTTGCCGCCGGCAGCGGTCTCAATGTTCCGCGTCATGCTCGACGTCCTCGTCGATCTCAACGAGCGCATCATCGCTCTCGACAAGGAGATCGCCCAGCGTGCCTGCGAGCAGGAGACGGCGCGGCGGTTGATGACCATTCCCGGGATCGGGCCGATTACCGCGACGGCGCTGCTGGCCCTGGCGCCGGCAGCCGAGACCTTCGCTAAGGGGCGGGACTTCGCCGCCTGGGTCGGCCTGACACCGTTACAGCACTCGACCGGGGGCAAGCAGAAGCTCGGCGCGACCTCGAAGATGGGTGAGCGAACGCTGCGTCGCCTTCTGATCATCGGGGCCAGCGCGGTGATCATCCAGGCCACGCGGCGCGGCACCGCGAAGGGATCGTGGCTGGAGCAGATGCTGGCGCGCAAGCCGCGCATGCTGGTGACGGTCGCACTCGCCAACAAGATGGCGCGCATTGTCTGGGCCCTTCTGGCGAAGGGCGGAACTTACCGAGCTCCGATGGCGGTCGCGGCGTAAGCCGGGGTCGTCGTCAGAGGCCGTCGGAACGCGAGGTCGGTCGAAGGAGGGTATGGCATAACAGTCGGCGAGACGGGGCCGGAAGAACCAGTGCTTTCCACCGTGCCATCGAGCACGCTCTGGGTGTTTTGGTTCCGGTCCGCGAACTCCCATACGGGCCCGCAGCCATGCGCTGCATCAGAGGCCGGACAGATGGCAGCATCCGACATCGTGCCAACCCGACAAAAACCACTTGCGCCCAAGGGGGCGTCCACAGATGAAAAGCCGCATTCGGCTTTCGCGGAGGGCGTATTCGATGAACGATCTCTGCGCGTCCGCGTCGCGGGGCGGTCAAACGAAAAACGGCCTCCCGCGCGGAAGGCCGTTTCGTCTGTCTTCACAGAATGTCTGGTGGAGCCAATCGGGATCGAACCGACGACCTCTTGAATGCCATTCAAGCGCTCTCCCAACTGAGCTATGGCCCCATGCGCCGGGCGGGCCGGCGAACCGTTCGTCGGGCCGGAGGGCCCGAAGGACCCGCTTGGGAGCGGGTCGAACTCGTTGGCGGGTTCGTATTCGAAACTTTCCGGAAGATCAAGCGACCCGAAGGGCTTCGCGCCCAAGATGACAGTTTTTCTTCACCCGTATTCCGTCACCGGCGCAGCATCGCTTCGCGGGACGAGCCGGCGCCGTGACGCGGCGCCGGCCACAGCGCGTTCGGCCCTGGCTCAAACGTCTTCCTCGTCGTCGCGACCACCGATGATGTCGGTCATGTCGTCGTCATCGTCCTCGTCTTCCTCGAGGAAGGTGTCGGCGTCGTTGTCGTCGTCCTCGATCTCGACGTCGTCATCCTCGTCGACATCGGGCATGTCGGACTTGCCGTCGTCGTTCTCTTCTTCCTCCACGTCGGACAGCGAGACCGTCTCCTCGTTCTCGCTCTCCTCCGTGGTCTCCACCTCCTCGACCTCTTCTTCCTCTTCCCGCTTGGTCGAGGTGCGCCCGCCGGACTTCACCGTCTCGAAGAAGGAGAGGGGATACTCCTTGCCCGTGAAGGGCGAGACGATCGGGTCCTTGTTCAGGTCGTAGAATTTGCGGCCCGTCTCGGGGCAGACGCGCTTGGTGCCAAGTTCGGGATTCGCCATGAACGCCTCGTTCTCGATCTTACAGATGGGCGGGCGGGCGCCCCGAATCGAGAGCCGCACGCCGCGATGGCCAAGCAGAACATGACATTGGCCGCCGGGAAATCGGAAGGTCCCTTACGGCGTCGTTTCCGCCTTGTCAAAGCGCGATTCCCTCGCCCTGCGCACGGCAGGTGACGGCCGGGCGGCAGCCATGCTAGGCGGTCGCGGGAAGCTCTGAAGACAAGCGAGGCGAGAATGGCCGGTCACGGTGGACAGGCGCAGGCGATGCGCGCGGCGGCGGGGCGCGCCCTGACGGGTTCCGTGCGCGTGCCGGGCGACAAGTCGATCTCCCACCGCGCCTTCCTGTTCGGCGGGCTCGCAGCAGGCCGCACGCGCGTCACCGGCCTGCTGGAAGGCGAGGACGTTCTGGCCACCGGCCGGGCCATGCGTGCGATGGGCGCGCGCATCGAGCGCGACGGCAAGGCCTGGGTGGTTGAC
Protein-coding sequences here:
- a CDS encoding TIGR02300 family protein, which produces MANPELGTKRVCPETGRKFYDLNKDPIVSPFTGKEYPLSFFETVKSGGRTSTKREEEEEVEEVETTEESENEETVSLSDVEEEENDDGKSDMPDVDEDDDVEIEDDDNDADTFLEEDEDDDDDMTDIIGGRDDEEDV
- a CDS encoding Lrp/AsnC family transcriptional regulator, which gives rise to MEEASTLDRTDLRILRVLQGNGRLSNAELAARVNASPATCHRRTQRLVDEGFVRSVRAEVDPNAVGLGVLVLVGVVLDRSTPESFAAFEGAVTGMKEVLDCHLVAGEFDYLLKVRVRDIGGFNKLHGERLLTLPGVRQIRTFFVMKEVKEHGPLSF
- a CDS encoding 1-aminocyclopropane-1-carboxylate deaminase; protein product: MSLLTRFDRYPLTFGPTPIEHLRRLTAALGGKVEIFAKREDCNSGLAMGGNKLRKLEYIVPDAIASGADTLVSIGGVQSNHTRMVAATAAKLGMKCVVIQESWVPHHDAVYDRVGNIMMTRLMGADSRLVEDGFDIGIRRSWEDAIRSVEEAGGKPYPIPAGASVHKYGALGYVGFAEEVAAQEADLGFRFDYIVVCVVTGSTQAGMIVGFAAQDRAESVIGIDASGTPEQTRSQVRGIVDNAAELVELGRAVREDEIVINPDYAYPAYGVPSQETSAAIRLGARTEGMITDPVYEGKSLQGLIDLVGKGFFPADSRVLYVHLGGAPALNGYAGYYGQG
- a CDS encoding IS110 family transposase, whose amino-acid sequence is MSEVTTIGLDIAKTVFHAHGADERGRGVFSKRLTRAKLLAFFAAQPRCIVALEACGGAHHWARELTALGHEVRLIPPAYVKPFVKRHKNDAVDAEAICEAAQRPTMRFVAVKSEEQQASALVFRTRDLLVRQRTQLINAIRGHLTEYGWVAPKGPAYVSMLSDLLDDELGASLPPAAVSMFRVMLDVLVDLNERIIALDKEIAQRACEQETARRLMTIPGIGPITATALLALAPAAETFAKGRDFAAWVGLTPLQHSTGGKQKLGATSKMGERTLRRLLIIGASAVIIQATRRGTAKGSWLEQMLARKPRMLVTVALANKMARIVWALLAKGGTYRAPMAVAA